A region of the Harpia harpyja isolate bHarHar1 chromosome 14, bHarHar1 primary haplotype, whole genome shotgun sequence genome:
GTGCAACAGGGTGCTGGGAGCCCGCACCATGCCCGGAGGGGTGACCCCATACCCGCTGCAGGTCCCAGTGGGGTGGCAGGGCAGTGTGCCTGATGGGAGGATGGAAGACCACCTCAGGCAGGATCGGGCCAGAGAAGAGTCAACAGCAAATCCTGCCCTTGCTGCAAATCCTGCCCCAAAAGGGGCTTTTCTACCAGCTGGTTGGCGTGGTGGGAAAAGCCGTGGTGTTTGCAGCAGTCTTgtggctctgcagccaggctAGGCACAGAGTTTCATTTTGAAGGACTGAAGGTCCCGCCTGCTTTTCCAAATGTCACTAACGCCATGTTTTATAATGGTCTTGTTTGCCCATTGCTTGCGTGCGCCCCGCTGGTTTGCAAGCAAGGGCTCATAAGCAGCGTTTCCCTGGGTTTTTCAGGCAGACGCTGCCTGAGGCTGGTTGCTCGCAGCTTTGCTAACTCAGCTAGAAGCCGCACTGGGCACACAAATAGGTGGTTTTGGCAAGCAGAAGGTCCTGAGCATTCTCCGGGGCTGTGTGTAAAGGGGCTGCGTGCAGGAGGCAGGTGGGTTCTGGATCCCGGCTTCTGGAATTGCTCCTCTCACACTTCCACCTGCCTCAGGGCTGGTTTTGCCCCaagagtatgaagctgccaaaaTCAGGGCTGGGCAAGCAGGACCCTCCATACCCATTGCTGCACCCCAGTGAGTGGGATCCCCCCTGAACACCCCGGGGCGATACCCAGCCCGGGGAAACCACACATTGGCATCGCTTCTCCATTGCGCCACTGCCTGCTGGACCCCACCTCCCTGGGACCATCGGGACTTTGCAGAATTCCCACGCGGGCCCTCACACACTGGCTGCTGGGGATAACCGGCCGCTTCAAGTCGCTGCTTCAAGTCTCCATCCCTCTGCCTCTTCATTCCCTCTCCCTCCACTGGCTGGTCACCACCGCCACATCCAAACCTCCGACGGCTCTTTTCAGCTTAGTCTATTTTCACGCCATCCGTTTGCGAAGCCCCCGATTTATTCGTTTGGGTTTTAAACGccacttttccctttttaattaaaCTCTTCCAGGCGTGCACCGCACTGGTCCTCTTGGTCCCAGAGCCCGGTGGTGGCAGATGTGGCGGGGGGAGCTTGCTCGCCCTCACAGGCTGCGGCTGAAGCTCGGAGTCACCAGGATTTTAAACGTTATAGtacaaaaaccaccccaaaaccccaaacctggggGCTCTGCCTGAGCCCCTGGGCCCTCCTGCCGAGGCCTTCCCACGGGAGGGGCATGCGGCTGAACTCAGGCCGGgtccccccctcctgccccccggccccaggctggggtccctgccccggggacaacagcgggggggggggggggggaacagggagagccctgctgggggggggggagaattaaGGGGGGAAGACCCGGCCTGGAgcggctccccccagccccggggtggCGGAGAccatgcacacccccccccccagcgctccTCAATGAACCTCCTCAATGAACGTGACGTCACCAACGCCTTCCGAAATACCCCCTCGCAACTCACCCAATCAGCGGTCGGGCCGCTCCTTCTACCGGCCGCCCCGCCCTCCCGGAGGTTCAACGACCAATAACGACGCTTGCTGCAGCCAAAACACAAGCGTCGACCAATAggaaggcggcggggcggggagcggcgccggGGCAGCTGGAAGATTCGAACCGAACGCCCgtcggggcgggcggcgcggcggcggccaATCGGGACGCGAGGGCGGGGCTTCGccctgtgcctgtgtgtgtgtctgtgtgtgtctctccccccccgcccgccccgcgcccccccctcccctcccgtccGCCGCCCCCCGGTgtcggcgcggcgcggggcggcgggcgcgctCCGGGCAGCCAGGGCGGCAGCtcggcggggccgcccccgccaTGTCGGTGAACATGGAGGAGCTGCGGCACCAGGTGATGATCAACCAGTTCGTGCTGGCGGCCGGTTGCGCCGCCGACCAGgccaagcagctgctgcaggcggCCCACTGGCAGTTCGAGGTACgggacggggacccccccccccttccccaaaccggggcacacctcccccccccctttcaacCGGGACACCCCAAACCGGGAGTCGCCGCCACCCCCCTGCCCGCAGAGCCACGGGgcggaagggggaggggggggaggcccAGCCGCGGCCCACCGACACGCGTGGCCGGGccgctgagccccccccccccccagcacccacgcGGGGGGTGGGGGACACGGGCACACGACCGGCTCCGAGCTCCCCCGGGTCTATTTATACCCGGGCCGTAACCCGAGCTGCGGCCCAGCGCCCGACGCCGGGGGGGCTCCCCCCACACACcgagctgggggcgggggggggggccgtggtGGGCCCGTTGGGGAGGGGGACCCCGTGTAAACAAGGGAGGTGGGCTCTACCCCCCCCGCGTGGGGAGCTCCTGgatgggggacacacacacgctccCGGGTGGGTCGGGTGAAGGGCAGCACCAAGCTCCCCCTGCCTtaggcctgggggggggggggggaagcgcccGTGGATGCCCCCCAGGGTGGTCccgtgggggtggggggtgcgaGGGGGCATGTTTTCCTTCGCTCTTTGTCTCGAGTGGGCTGGGGCTGACAGCTTGTCCCCACAGACGGCCCTGAGCGCCTTCTTCCAGGAGACCAACATTCCCAGcagccaccacccccccccagatGGTAAGTGagacccccacccccctccagcccctcccccacccccccatccccaaaaccACCTCTAAACCCACCCCAGCACCTACCAACcacccccgacacccccccccacctacAAACACCACCCAGCTCAGgaccccccaacaccccccccacccctgggggtccgcacccccccccccccggcccccccccaggccatggAGCTGTCAGCTCCCCTGCCAGCCATATTGCTCTGCGCCCGGAGGAACACGCAGCTGGCGAATGTAAACACGAGCTAAAATGTCTGCCAGGAAATAGTTTGTCTCCGCGAGCATCGCGCTGGAAGTTGGGCTCCCTGGGCGGGGGGCCActgctgctgcccccctcccatTTCCCCAAACACCGCTTGACCTTGGCCGAGGGCACGGCCCCTTGGCTGAGTGGAGGAAGTTATTCCCCTCTGggtggtttttgttgtgtttggggtttttttttttcatttttagtttttttttttttcctgttgaggGAACTAAACGGTGCCGCGTGCGGGGGAAGGAGCGGATCTGGGCTAAGccggtttttttattattttattccccccccttttctcATGCCGTCAGAAAATCACCAGCCAGCCCGGCATCGCCGGCAGCaagcactctctctctctctctcagagaaagtaattttgcCGGCCGGCTTCCACTTAaacctgctttattttaattcctcCTCCCCCTGCACATTTTCTCACCACGTCAGGGAGCTTGCAAGGGGTcatctcacagaaaaaaaaccctttcccgGTGGGAGAGGGGAACAGGAGAGCAGGCGGGAGCTGCCAGCCGGATCCAGGCCTCGCCGTGTTTTCACACCAAAAGCCTCATCGGGGCGATTCCTGTCGGGCGGCTGCCAGAAACGAGATGCAAAGCAGTTCTGAGGAAACCCATCCcgttccccatccctgtgctccCCGGGGCCGAGCGGGACCCAATTCCTGCCCCAAGCACAACGACCGCCCCATTGCCCCCACCCAGAGGGTCCAGAGCTGGGCGGctctcctgctccccacagcGTTTTCCTAACACCGTGTGCTCCACGTGGTGACAAAATACCTTTCACCCTCTCCCCAAATACTCCCATCTcacatttttggcatttttttgctgctattccccccctcccccccgatTTCTGCAGCTTAAAATGCCCCACACGGCTCAGGGCCCAGGGTGAGACGACGGGCTTTACGGTCGtggtttctatttctttttcaagcGGCGGCAAACAAAGCTGTGAGCATAGCAGCATTACGGCGTGGGGCGGCACGTCACCTTTGCCCCTGCCAAGGGGAGGCTCCCCGCATCCGGCAAAACCCCCCGTGGGTCCAGGCTGCGGGGAAGGGACTCGCCGGAGCTGTTTGGTGTGTCGGTGTGGCAGCTCACGGTGGCACTGACCCTCTGACAGCCGAGCAACTCCTTAACAAAGAGTATTGGAGGGAGGAAGGCAATAATTACATggcaattctttttcttttttttttttaattaatctggcAGACACCACCCCAGAAGCTCAGAGCTGTGTCCCCACTCTAGGATTGCATCCCGCCTCAGTCCAGGGCTGGTGGTTGgcacgtgcatgtgtgtgtatggctGTGTtgattgtttttttcaaaacacagtcacttgaagttttttgggtttggggttttttttttgcaacaagtATCTTTTCAGATACTGCCAAATTTgtaggctttttttaaaaaaaaagttggcttACCAGCACTTTGAGGTGAGCTCTGAAATGAGTTCTCCCAAAGTCTGTGTGCGGCGAGGGAGGAACGTCCGCAGCTCGCCACAAACCCATTTGGTGCCAGCCTGGCCATGATTGCATTTTTGGGGTGCACCAGCCTTGCCTGCTAATGGGAGCTCATCCATCCCACTGCCAGCACGCGTCTGCTGGCTGCCACTTTCCCCAGGCTGGGAGAGGTTGGGGGAGCACCCCATCTTCAAATGGGTCTGGCTGGGACCCCACTGGCCGCGGTTTGGCCACAGCACCCGGCTACTGCTCTGATCCTGGTGATCACTAAGGGtggctgggatggggaggaacCTGTAAGAGGGATTTGGGTATTTGCTTGTGCTGGGGAACAGCTGGGGCTGCTGAGTGCCAGCTGGGGCAAATCCCGGGATAACCCCTGGGAAGGGCGAGATGCAGCAGCTATTCCCCATCAGAACCATCTCCCCGATCCCCCATCGCTAAAGGCAGCAGACGCTGCCCCAGCCCCTTCGCGCTGCTCAGTGTCCTCGCAAGCAGCGAGATGTCCCGCTCAGCTGGGCCCTGGGCTCCGACAGAAGCTGCGGCTCCACGAGAGCAACAGGGATTTGGGGCAGATTTAACCCAGAGGGGTGAAGCCCCCTGTGCACGCACCACCTCCATGTCTATGCATCCCTTCCCAGTGCATcccccctgcccgcaccccccACCTGCCCATGCACCCCATACATGTACCCCTTCCCCATGCATGCTCCCAGTGCAACCTCATGGGAATCTTTTTCAGTGGGTCCAGCGGGGGGGGAAGTGCCCTCCAAGACTGTTCCCCCACCTCAGGGACCAGGCTGGACAAAGCACGGCTATTTCTAACCCCCCTGTGCATATGTTCAGTGCAGCCTGTGGCACAACACTGCTCCTTGCCAGTGACCCCCCCtctggagataaaaaaaaaaaggggcaggtGCCCACTCTATTTTCCACTGCCGGGGTGAAGTCCCCCCCCCCGCACATCCCCTTGGGGGGCTTTAGCACCCTGCCATACTCAGAGTGTAgcaagtgctttgctgaactggggcCCTGGGCGCTGCCAGCCCCTGAACCCCAGCGTGGGGCTGGGCCCCCCCCTCACTGGATTTTCCTCTGCCGGTGAGATTGGCTGCAAAAAGGGTCAGATCCGTCactggctgggcaggaggaggggagggtgcTAAATTTAGCCGGCTACGTAGAAGACAGGGGCCATACCAGGAACTGTGCAGGGCCCGGCCACAGCCTCGCGTCCCGGGGGGCCCTGCCTGCCTTTCACTCTGCCCTAACGGGATGCGAGGGGGTGGGGGGTCCTGCAGGGCCAGGTGGGACCTCAATCCCCTCCCCACCCATCACGCTGGACTCCATCGCATCAGCCCCATCCGTGCTGCTCCCTTCCAGGGGGCAGCTGGCATCAgagcagcatccccctccccaaacctgccTGACCCCAGGGCTTTGAGCACCCTGGATGGTCCAAAATGTCCTTCCCAGAATGGGCTGGAGACCCTCCCCGGGCAGCACCCACACCTTTGGGAGGAGCCACCCAGATGCTTGGGGGCTGCACAGCAGTGCCGAATTCCCCACTAACAGCCAGACCCAGGCTTCAAGcatccccggggctggggggtcctgggTGTGGGATGCGGTCAGGAACCCCAGTGATGGGTCCAGCTCCTGCAGGCAGGTTGGGACCCCAAAAACATCCGTGACTGATCTGATACCCACTCTCTTCTCTCCCCCGCAGATGTGCACCCCCAGCAACACGCCGGCCACGCCACCCAACTTCCCGGACGCTCTGGCCATGTTCTCCAAGCTGCGGACCTCCGAgagcctgcagagcagcaacagccccaTCACCTCCATGGCCTGCTCCCCCCCGGGGAGCTTCAGCCCCTTCTGGGCCTCCTCGCCCCCCAGCCACCAGCCCGCCTGGTTGCCCCCCTCCTCGCCCACCGCCCATGGCCTCCACCACCACTTGCACCACCCGCAACCTGCCTGGCCCCCTGCCCCTCCGCCTGCTGCCCCCCCACAGAAAGCCGTGGCCACCATGGACGGCCAGAGATAAGACTGGGTTAgcagaggggggggggtggggaaatgggggtgggggggaagggaggtcCGGGCCAGGGCGTTGGGAGCAGGGGCTCCCCAAGAAACGCACTGGAATAATTTTCtaggttttattattatttttaagggggggggggacatgctGCCAGGGAGGACACTGGCCCATGAGAGCCTCTGCAAGAGTCACTAGCTGGTCTTTTCTCcccccattatttttttttttaaatatataactataatatataaatatatctaatGTATATAAATCCagagagaaggagcagcagcGCAGAGGCAGGTGGGGGGGGTGTTCCCTACAGCTCCTCTCCCCactccccagcatccctgcagcagggcaggagagggaaagggggtggggaataacaaaaaataaatggaggGGGCTGTCATCACCCCAGATTATGGCCACAGAGCTGCTGGGCCCCCCCCAGCTCTGGATTTCCTGGACGCTTGGTTGCAGCGCCCAGAGCAAACACACCTCTCTTCTGGCTTCTGAAATTCAGCCCGGCTTCTTGCACagacccccccggacccccctcctgccccatcctccCTCCCTTGGCACCCCTGGGGCCTAGGGGGATTTATCAAGGTGATGTCCCCCCCATCCCTGTGACTGCTGTTCATGGCCCTTTCCCagggaggggggagctggggggttttttagttttcaaatcaatcttgcttaaaaaaaaaacaaaaaacacaaccaaacaaaaaaaaaagaaaaaaacaacaaaaaaacaggtTGAaggttttttattaatttaaaaattaaaaaaaaaaaaaaaaaatcacttttttaacACCAGCTGTCCctgccttttctctttgctgGGAGGACATCCCTGGCAGGGCACCGAGAATGGGGGCAAGCCCCCCCATGCCGCAGCAACACCACTGGGGACAAGCTCCCCCCAGGAGCTGTCAGCAGCCCCAGGAAGCTGCACTGAGTCCCATGTGCTGCCTGGACTCTGTCTGCAGAAGCCACCGTCCCCAAAGaagggggcagagggaaggggagaccTCGGagccagtggggggggggggtgctatGCCAGCACAGCTAGGACCCCCATGCACCAGGGTGCAGGCAAAACCACATCCTGCACCCTCACAAAATACTGCGGTTTGCAAACCCCCCCAGCAGCCTGTCCCCCCGGCCAGCCCCGTCACCCACACATGCAATGAACCTCCCAGGCCTCAGCACTGCAGGGACACCCAGTCCTGCCTGCGATACTCAAGGGCTGCCAGGCTTTTAGGCAAACCCTCTGCTGGGGTTGATGCCTTCTTGAGTGTCCCCCACTGCAGATTGGCCACTAGCCCGAGGACATGGGGGCTTGCCGGCCCCTGACTCACGGGCTGGCCGTAGGATGGGCAAAGCCCTGGCACTGCTCAACCCTGCACCCTGACCTCCCGAGCCCCGTGCTGTGCCACCGCCCTTCTGATAACTTCAAACAACACGCCAGTCCCTGGTTTAGTGCTTAGATATCCAAACTACgtttaaaactgaataaaaatacagCCCCCATTGCCACACTGCTCACACAACAAACAACTGGGGTAAACACCCCCCCAAAATGGGAATGcagcagctctggagataccAGCAAGGGCCAGGAGGTTCAAGGCACAGGCGCCAAGCATCCCCCAGGGGACAGGGAGACCCCCCAGGAtggacacccaccccccccccagcacagcacaaCCTCCAAGGATAAAAGCCCCCAGCTGGGGTTACTCACCCactccagcagcacaggcagcacccaAGAAGAGATGTGGGGCTGGGTGCTTGtgtttatggggggggggggggtgtttataGGGTGCAGCTgggtcccagcagcagcaaacagagcagggggtgggagaggggctgagcTGGGTGGGGGGCAGAACAGAACAAGCACCGAAGGGGTCAGCCCCAGCTGGGCTGTATCCTGCAAATGCAGTTAGTCCCGGGGTGGGGGTGTTTTTAAGCCCATTGACACCTGACCCCCCCCCATGGGTGCAGGATGGTACTTCACTGGCTCTACTCTAGCTGGTGTTCACTGGTTTGCTCTGAGTGCTCCCAGTTATCCCACTAGGGGTGGCACCGGGGGGACCTCAGATCCAGCTGGATCCACCTGGGCACCCCCAAAGTGGGTCTTTAGCACCCACTTTCCCCTGAAAAAATGAGCCCACCAGGGAAAACATCCCCGTGGGGGTGGCTCCCTCAGGACTAAGGTGcctggggacaggagcagggtGGGTGGGGATGGGGTCTGCCACTGTGAGGGGGAGGTTTGCCCCCCCCTCCAGTTTGAGGAGAAGATCCACCAGGAGAGCAGCATTTCCACAGGACAGCCCCCAGGGACACACCATGACGGGGGTGAGGGGTGCTCCCCTGGATGCTTCCAGGGGCTGCGGTTTCCCTGCCTGGTGCCTCTCCACTTGTGACACAATTTGTGCTAGGTCTCAGCACACCGTGGGGCATTCACCCATCTGAGGGGATGGGTGACAGAAATGGGCTGGGGAAAAGCAGCCCCAAGCCATGGGGGTGGCATAAGGGAAAGGAGGGGCTGTGTTCTCCCAAGGTTGGGGGCAGAGAAGGGGTTATGGTGCTTTCCTCCAGAGGTGGGAAGCGTCAGCTGCCCCAACCTGGGCAGCACTGGGGTCGGTGCCTTCCTCTTTCCATCCATGGCAGCATTGGAAGAGGGACAAGGGGGTGACAAAGGGGGTTTCTCCACTAGGATATAAGGAAACCCGTCCAGTGATGCTCATCCCTCGGGATAAGCGATATCAAACCAGCGGGTTTGGGGTGGGATTCGCTTTTGGCATTAAGCCACGTCCTGCTGCCACCCTTCCCACTGAGGTCCCCATttcccactgccttcagcagcaaCTGAGCATCatcatcctcctgctgcaccacCCGGCTCCCCCAGACCCCCTTTGGGGCCACTGGCACCAAACGGGGCTCGTGGTGGCCAGAGGGTGTCAGGGGGAGCGCGGCCGGCACAGACCCCGGGAGGAGGTTGGACAGGGGCTGTTTTCAGCTCCTCCGGCGACACGCGGCCGCAGGACGAGGGATGCCGCCGACCCCTCCTTGTGCATGACGGGAAGATCCCGACCCAGGG
Encoded here:
- the UBALD2 gene encoding UBA-like domain-containing protein 2, whose amino-acid sequence is MSVNMEELRHQVMINQFVLAAGCAADQAKQLLQAAHWQFETALSAFFQETNIPSSHHPPPDDVHPQQHAGHATQLPGRSGHVLQAADLREPAEQQQPHHLHGLLPPGELQPLLGLLAPQPPARLVAPLLAHRPWPPPPLAPPATCLAPCPSACCPPTESRGHHGRPEIRLG